The following coding sequences are from one Microtus pennsylvanicus isolate mMicPen1 chromosome 1, mMicPen1.hap1, whole genome shotgun sequence window:
- the LOC142858504 gene encoding cytochrome P450 2G1 isoform X1 yields the protein MALGGAFSIFMALFLSCLLILIAWKRTSKGGKLPPGPAPIPFLGNLFQVRIDGIFQSFLKLQEKYGTVFTVYFGPRPVVILCGHEAVKEALVDQADDFSGRGEMPTLEKNFQGHGLALSNGERWKVLRRFSLTILRNFGMGKRSIEERIQEEAGYLLEEFHKTKGAPIDPTFYLSRTVSNVICSVVFGKRFDYEDKCFQNLMKLINESFVEMSKPWAQLYDMFWGIMQYFPGSHNHLYNLIEELKDFIASRVKINEASFDPSNPRDFIDCFLIKMYQDKSDPNTEFNLKNLVLTTLNLFFAGTETVSSTLRYGFLLMMKYPEVEAKVYEEINQVIGNHRAPAVEDRAKMPYTDAVIHEIQRLTDIVPLGVPHNVIRDTYFRGYFLPKGTDVYPLIGSVLRDPKYFRYPDAFYPQHFLDEQGHFKKNDAFVVFSSGKRICVGEALARMELFLYFTSILQRFSLRSLVPPADIDISPRISGFGNIPPTYKLCFMAR from the exons ATGGCGCTGGGAGGGGCCTTCAGCATCTTTATGGCACTCTTCTTGTCTTGCCTGCTCATCTTGATTGCTTGGAAGAGAACCAGTAAGGGAGGGAAGCTGCCCCCCGGCCCCGCACCAATACCGTTTTTGGGGAACCTGTTTCAAGTTCGCATTGATGGCATATTTCAATCCTTCCTGAAG CTCCAGGAAAAATATGGGACTGTGTTCACTGTATACTTTGGTCCAAGGCCAGTGGTCATCTTATGTGGACACGAGGCTGTGAAGGAGGCCCTGGTTGACCAAGCGGATGACTTCAGTGGCCGTGGTGAAATGCCTACATTAGAGAAGAACTTCCAAGGTCATG GTTTGGCTCTGTCCAATGGAGAGCGATGGAAGGTTCTTCGGCGTTTTTCCCTGACCATTCTTCGGAACTTTGGGATGGGAAAGCGGAGCATTGAGGAGCGGATCCAGGAGGAGGCTGGTTACCTACTGGAAGAATTCCATAAGACCAAGG GAGCACCCATAGATCCCACCTTCTACCTGAGCCGCACCGTGTCCAATGTCATCTGCTCCGTTGTCTTCGGGAAACGCTTTGACTATGAGGACAAATGTTTCCAGAACCTAATGAAGTTGATCAATGAGAGCTTTGTGGAGATGAGCAAGCCCTGGGCACAG TTATATGACATGTTCTGGGGAATCATGCAGTATTTTCCAGGAAGTCACAACCACCTCTATAACTTGATAGAAGAACTTAAGGACTTCATTGCATCCAGGGTCAAGATCAATGAAGCATCCTTTGACCCCTCAAACCCTAGAGACTTTATCGACTGCTTTCTCATCAAGATGTACCAG GATAAAAGTGACCCCAACACAGAATTCAACCTTAAGAACTTGGTCCTCACCACCCTCAACCTCTTCTTTGCTGGCACAGAAACTGTGAGTTCCACCTTGCGCTACGGATTCCTGCTGATGATGAAATATCCCGAGGTAGAGG CCAAGGTTTATGAGGAGATTAACCAGGTGATTGGAAATCACCGGGCCCCAGCAGTGGAGGACCGCGCCAAGATGCCCTACACTGATGCCGTCATCCATGAGATACAGAGATTGACAGACATTGTGCCCCTTGGTGTCCCCCATAATGTCATACGAGACACTTATTTCCGAGGCTACTTTCTGCCCAAG GGCACAGACGTGTATCCCCTGATTGGCTCAGTCCTCAGAGATCCCAAATACTTCCGCTACCCAGATGCTTTTTATCCTCAACACTTCCTGGATGAACAGGGGCACTTCAAGAAGAATGATGCCTTTGTGGTCTTTTCCTCTG GAAAGCGCATCTGCGTAGGGGAGGCCCTGGCCCGCATGGAACTCTTCCTCTACTTCACTTCCATCCTTCAGAGGTTCTCCTTACGTTCTCTGGTGCCTCCTGCTGATATCGACATCAGTCCCAGGATCTCTGGCTTTGGCAACATCCCCCCCACTTACAAGCTCTGCTTTATGGCCCGCTGA